In one window of Arachis ipaensis cultivar K30076 chromosome B06, Araip1.1, whole genome shotgun sequence DNA:
- the LOC107604790 gene encoding ferredoxin--NADP reductase, root isozyme, chloroplastic: protein MAHLIASQVAVAVPLGNDLSLKRTALKVSNLNFQDKSWALVLTFDLKANNSQLRSRHVTCMSVQQASVPKVTVSPLELEDANEPPLNIYKPKEPYTATIVSVERLVGPKAPGETCHIVIDHGGNVPYWEGQSYGVIPQGENPKKPGSSHNVRLYSIASTRYGDNFDGKTASLCVRRAVYYDSETRKEDPSKQGVCSNFLCNSKPGDKIKITGPSGKIMLLPEDDPNATHIMIATGTGVAPFRGYLRRMFMELVPKFKFGGLAWLFLGVANIDSLLYDDEFTKYLKDYPDNFRYDKALSREQKNRSGGKMYVQDKIKEYSDEIFKLLDNGAHIYFCGLKGMMPGIQDTLKKVAEQRGENWEEKLSQLKKNKQWHVEVY from the exons ATGGCTCATTTGATTGCGTCACAG GTAGCTGTGGCTGTTCCTCTTGGCAACGATTTGTCTCTCAAAAGAACTGCGCTTAAG GTATCTAACTTAAACTTCCAGGATAAATCATGGGCACTGGTCTTAACTTTCGACCTGAAAGCAAACAACTCTCAACTAAGAAGTCGGCATGTGACATGCATGTCGGTGCAACAAGCTAGTGTACCCAAAGTTACAGTCTCCCCTTTAGAATTGGAAGATGCTAATGAACCTCCATTGAATATATACAAGCCTAAAGAGCCATACACAGCAACTATTGTTTCCGTTGAGAGACTCGTTGGCCCAAAGGCTCCTGGTGAAACATGTCATATTGTGATTGATCATGGTGGCAATGTTCCCTACTGGGAAGGACAGAGTTATGGTGTCATTCC GCAAGGAGAAAATCCGAAGAAACCTGGAAGTTCCCATAATGTTCGGCTATATTCAATTGCTTCGACGAGGTATGGAGACAATTTTGATGGTAAAACCGCCAGCTTGTGTGTGCGTCGTGCCGTTTATTATGATTCTGAGACTAGAAAGGAAGATCCATCTAAGCAAGGCGTTTGCAGCAACTTTTTGTGCAACTCCAAGCCTGGAGACAAAATTAAAATCACAG GGCCCTCTGGGAAGATCATGCTTTTGCCTGAAGATGATCCAAATGCTACACACATAATGATTGCAACTGGTACTGGTGTTGCTCCATTTAGAGGCTATCTGCGCCGAATGTTTATGGAGTTAGTTCCTAAATTCAAGTTTGGTGGACTAGCCTGGCTCTTCCTTGGTGTTGCCAATATCGATAGTCTTTTATATGATGACGAATTCACCAAATACCTTAAGGACTATCCGGACAACTTCCGCTATGACAAAGCTCTCAGCAGAGAGCAGAAGAATAGGAGCGGAGGCAAGATGTATGTTCAGGATAAGATCAAGGAATATAGCGATGAGATCTTCAAACTTCTCGACAATGGAGCTCACATTTACTTCTGTGGTCTAAAGGGGATGATGCCTGGAATCCAAGATACACTGAAGAAGGTTGCAGAGCAAAGAGGAGAAAATTGGGAAGAAAAACTTTCACAACTTAAGAAGAACAAACAATGGCATGTTGAAGTCTATTGA